The Nitrospirales bacterium genome includes a window with the following:
- the recA gene encoding recombinase RecA: protein MSTPAAEKDGKKRALDLALTQIEKQFGKGAIMKLGGMEVQADIAAIPTGSLGLDLALGVGGLPRGRVVEIFGPESSGKTTLCLHVIAQAQKAGGAAAFVDAEHALDISYAKKLGVETDDLLVAQPDTGEQALEITETLVRSGALDIIVVDSVAALVPRAEIEGEMGDSHMGLQARLMSQALRKLTGAISKSHATIIFINQIRMKIGVMFGNPETTTGGNALKFYSSVRLDIRRIETIKEGQEVVGNRVRVKVVKNKTAPPFKQAEFDIMFSEGISKVGELVDLGVERKVVDKAGAWYSYQDERLGQGREAVKSFLKSNTDIAKDIERRIREAAGLNTPSQSIQTEPPDPKPITKKTVGGKG from the coding sequence ATGAGCACACCAGCTGCTGAAAAAGATGGGAAAAAGCGTGCCTTGGATTTAGCCTTGACGCAAATTGAGAAGCAATTTGGGAAAGGGGCGATCATGAAACTCGGGGGGATGGAAGTCCAAGCCGATATTGCCGCCATCCCGACGGGATCTTTGGGGCTTGATCTGGCGCTTGGAGTTGGTGGTTTGCCTCGGGGACGGGTCGTCGAGATTTTTGGCCCGGAGTCTTCTGGAAAAACGACTCTCTGTCTGCATGTGATCGCTCAAGCGCAGAAGGCTGGAGGTGCCGCCGCCTTTGTCGATGCCGAACATGCCCTGGATATTTCCTATGCCAAAAAGCTTGGGGTTGAAACGGATGATTTACTCGTAGCTCAACCCGATACCGGTGAGCAGGCTCTGGAGATTACGGAAACGCTTGTCCGGAGTGGAGCTCTCGATATTATTGTCGTCGATTCCGTGGCCGCGTTGGTTCCTCGAGCGGAAATCGAGGGTGAAATGGGCGACTCACACATGGGGCTTCAAGCCCGCCTCATGTCGCAAGCCCTTCGAAAACTGACGGGAGCCATCTCAAAATCACATGCGACCATTATCTTTATCAACCAAATACGTATGAAGATCGGAGTGATGTTCGGGAATCCCGAAACGACGACGGGCGGCAACGCCTTGAAGTTTTATTCATCGGTTCGTCTGGATATACGTCGGATCGAGACGATTAAAGAAGGCCAGGAGGTGGTGGGAAACCGGGTTCGTGTCAAGGTGGTCAAAAATAAGACAGCCCCACCCTTTAAACAAGCTGAATTTGACATTATGTTCTCAGAGGGGATTTCAAAAGTCGGCGAGCTTGTAGACCTAGGGGTTGAGCGAAAAGTCGTCGATAAAGCGGGTGCGTGGTATTCCTATCAAGACGAGCGGCTTGGGCAAGGACGAGAAGCCGTCAAGAGTTTTTTGAAATCCAACACGGATATCGCAAAAGATATTGAACGACGCATTCGAGAGGCGGCCGGTCTTAACACCCCTTCCCAAAGTATTCAGACTGAGCCACCCGACCCTAAACCCATCACGAAAAAAACAGTAGGAGGCAAAGGGTAG
- the alaS gene encoding alanine--tRNA ligase, producing the protein MTLSANELRQSFLEYFSERGHATVPSAPLIPQADPTLLFTNAGMNQFKRVFLGEETRDYVRAASVQKCMRAGGKHNDLENVGFTNRHHTFFEMLGNFSFGDYFKEEAIVYGWEFLTNVVELPADRLWVTVYREDDEAFDLWQRRMKVPESRIIRLGEKDNFWQMGDTGPCGPCSEIHLDQGEALGCGRATCGVGCDCDRYLEIWNLVFMQFDRDASGTLHPLPKPSIDTGMGLERLAAVSQGVLSNFDTDLFSPIFQAIGNRTKRSYGKDIAVDRSMRVIADHLRAMTFLITDGILPSNEGRGYVLRRILRRASRHGRLLGCTEPFLHELTDTVIQGMKSAYPALAQGSSIVVEVVQREEERFIGTLEQGTPILDKLVQEAKAKGHHILEGEAVFKLYDTYGFPLDLVEDAAREEQLQLDREGYQRALAVQRERARKAAIFAAAESKPYIRRLKEIASPTTFVGYTGCEGEGALQAIVKDEHVVEQALQGEKVDLVLQTTPFYPEGGGQVGDQGSLLAPNGRVNILSTTKTDGGFFLHHGAVAEGRINVGDSMQAHVNVSSRKDAARNHTATHLLHAALRELLGPHVKQYGSLVAPNRLRFDFAHFKPLSPRDIDDIEALVNEQIRSNTAVQTKVMGIQEAIDDGALAFFGDKYGTEVRVVGVGTFSKELCGGTHCTHTGEIGIFRIVSEGGISAGVRRIEALTGVGALNYTKQIEGQLRELSEVMRVSPNDLLTKTQKTLTTLKETERELEQLKMKLAAKELDQAKVDVRTIHAIPVQTQRVDGLSMPELRALSDRIRHTVPSGILVLGSALDTKVSLLVIVSKDLTKKIRAGDIAKAIATDVNGSGGGRPDMAQAGGTHPEGLPKALARVFEYVEEQQQNLT; encoded by the coding sequence ATGACACTTTCTGCCAATGAACTTCGCCAGTCCTTCCTCGAGTATTTTTCTGAACGCGGCCATGCCACCGTTCCAAGCGCGCCGCTGATTCCGCAAGCCGATCCCACGCTCCTGTTTACCAACGCCGGTATGAACCAGTTTAAACGGGTGTTTCTCGGCGAAGAAACACGTGACTATGTGCGGGCCGCGAGCGTGCAAAAATGTATGCGGGCTGGGGGGAAACACAATGATCTCGAAAACGTCGGGTTCACGAACCGCCACCATACGTTTTTCGAGATGCTCGGCAATTTTTCGTTCGGGGATTATTTTAAGGAAGAGGCCATCGTCTATGGGTGGGAGTTTCTCACGAACGTCGTCGAACTGCCGGCCGATCGGTTGTGGGTGACGGTGTATCGTGAAGATGATGAAGCCTTCGACCTTTGGCAACGCCGCATGAAGGTCCCAGAATCCCGTATTATTCGCTTGGGTGAAAAAGACAATTTTTGGCAAATGGGTGATACCGGCCCTTGCGGCCCATGTTCAGAAATCCATCTGGACCAAGGCGAAGCCTTGGGATGTGGGCGGGCAACCTGTGGCGTGGGGTGCGATTGTGACCGGTATTTAGAAATCTGGAATCTTGTCTTTATGCAATTTGACCGAGATGCGTCAGGCACCTTACATCCTCTTCCCAAGCCCAGTATTGACACCGGTATGGGTTTAGAACGTTTGGCTGCCGTGAGTCAAGGTGTCTTGTCCAATTTCGACACAGACCTGTTCTCTCCAATTTTTCAAGCCATTGGTAACAGGACCAAACGGTCATACGGAAAAGACATCGCGGTGGACAGGTCCATGCGGGTCATCGCTGACCATCTTCGAGCCATGACTTTTCTTATCACTGACGGTATTCTGCCGTCTAATGAGGGACGCGGCTATGTGTTGCGTCGCATACTTCGGCGAGCTTCCCGGCATGGCCGTCTCCTGGGGTGCACCGAACCCTTCCTCCATGAGTTAACCGACACGGTTATTCAAGGAATGAAATCAGCCTACCCTGCTCTTGCACAGGGTTCTTCCATCGTTGTTGAAGTGGTGCAACGTGAAGAAGAGCGATTTATCGGCACGCTGGAGCAGGGGACGCCCATTCTTGACAAGCTCGTGCAGGAGGCCAAGGCAAAAGGCCATCACATACTTGAGGGGGAAGCCGTGTTCAAACTGTATGATACGTATGGGTTTCCCCTGGATTTAGTGGAAGATGCAGCTAGAGAAGAACAGTTACAGTTAGATCGCGAAGGTTACCAGCGAGCATTAGCCGTCCAACGAGAACGTGCCAGAAAAGCCGCGATATTTGCAGCGGCTGAGTCGAAACCGTACATCCGTCGTCTTAAAGAGATTGCCTCTCCGACGACGTTTGTCGGGTATACCGGTTGTGAAGGGGAGGGAGCCCTGCAAGCCATCGTGAAGGATGAACACGTTGTCGAGCAAGCCTTGCAAGGCGAGAAGGTAGATCTCGTGCTTCAGACGACACCATTTTATCCTGAAGGGGGAGGACAAGTCGGCGATCAAGGAAGTCTCTTGGCTCCGAACGGACGTGTGAATATTCTCAGTACGACAAAAACCGATGGAGGGTTTTTTCTGCATCACGGAGCTGTCGCAGAAGGACGGATCAATGTCGGGGATTCCATGCAAGCTCATGTTAATGTCTCCAGCCGGAAAGATGCCGCGAGGAACCACACGGCCACGCATCTGTTACATGCGGCCTTACGCGAGCTGTTGGGGCCGCATGTCAAACAATATGGATCTCTTGTCGCCCCCAATCGTCTCCGTTTTGATTTTGCACACTTCAAGCCTCTTTCACCCAGAGACATTGATGACATTGAAGCACTGGTCAATGAACAGATACGGTCGAATACGGCGGTGCAGACAAAGGTCATGGGCATTCAGGAAGCGATTGATGACGGCGCATTGGCGTTTTTTGGCGATAAATATGGGACGGAAGTCCGTGTTGTGGGGGTGGGGACATTTAGTAAGGAATTATGCGGCGGAACACATTGCACCCATACGGGAGAAATCGGAATTTTTCGCATCGTTTCGGAAGGGGGGATTTCTGCCGGGGTCAGGCGGATAGAGGCTTTGACCGGCGTAGGAGCCCTCAATTACACGAAGCAAATCGAAGGCCAGCTCCGTGAGTTATCTGAAGTCATGAGGGTCAGCCCCAACGATTTACTCACTAAAACACAGAAAACCCTCACGACTCTCAAGGAGACTGAGCGAGAACTTGAACAATTAAAGATGAAATTGGCGGCCAAAGAACTAGACCAGGCGAAGGTCGATGTCCGCACGATTCATGCCATTCCTGTACAGACTCAAAGAGTCGATGGTCTGTCCATGCCTGAATTACGGGCGCTGTCTGACCGGATTCGCCACACCGTGCCCAGTGGCATTTTGGTACTAGGCTCTGCCTTGGATACAAAGGTTTCGCTCTTAGTGATCGTGAGCAAGGACTTAACGAAGAAGATTCGAGCCGGAGACATCGCAAAAGCCATCGCGACCGATGTGAACGGGTCAGGAGGAGGGCGACCCGACATGGCGCAGGCAGGCGGGACTCATCCGGAAGGGCTCCCGAAGGCTCTCGCACGGGTTTTTGAATACGTGGAAGAACAACAACAAAACCTCACATAA
- a CDS encoding CinA family nicotinamide mononucleotide deamidase-related protein: MSGKRPCAEIIAIGSEFLHGGRIESNSLFLAEGLAKSGVEVRWKTLVGDDVDQIVLAIKTAVRRAFVVVLTGGLGSTLDDCTRKAVSQVTGKALRCRSRALAKLQTLYALRGRSLTKIVSRQAYLPVGSQMLDNPVGSAPGFLLEWKGRLLLALPGVAKEARAMFEAEGYVRIAARVAHSAHFHVLEQKVLSTFGLTELEIDDRLQLIFSQASSVEYSLLASTLGVTVAVRQWIREQRGKREFNEIDRLVPLIRHALGDHVYAEGRQSMEEVVGTQLKSAAFTLSLAESCTGGLVSHRLTQVPGSSAYLDRAFVCYSNQAKEDFLGVPDRLLRRHGAVSAPVARAMAVGARNHSRSDVALSVTGIAGPGGGSARKPVGLVFLGIDGAAGTYTKKLQLFGDRQDVKIRASQAALNYLRLYLLGRP; the protein is encoded by the coding sequence ATGTCCGGTAAACGTCCTTGTGCAGAAATCATCGCGATTGGGTCAGAGTTTCTCCATGGCGGCCGAATCGAATCCAATTCCCTTTTTCTCGCAGAGGGTTTAGCGAAATCTGGAGTCGAGGTGCGATGGAAGACGCTTGTCGGTGATGATGTCGACCAAATCGTTTTGGCTATCAAGACGGCGGTTCGACGCGCATTCGTAGTTGTTCTAACGGGAGGGTTGGGCTCAACTCTTGATGATTGTACGCGGAAAGCTGTGTCCCAGGTTACGGGAAAGGCATTGCGTTGCCGCAGCCGGGCATTGGCTAAATTACAAACTCTGTATGCGTTACGCGGGAGAAGCTTGACGAAAATCGTATCGCGTCAGGCCTATCTCCCCGTAGGGTCTCAGATGCTTGACAATCCCGTAGGCTCGGCGCCGGGGTTTCTGCTCGAGTGGAAGGGCCGTCTTCTGCTGGCCCTTCCCGGTGTGGCGAAGGAAGCCCGGGCCATGTTCGAAGCTGAGGGATATGTTCGAATAGCGGCACGAGTGGCTCATTCCGCTCATTTTCATGTCTTGGAGCAGAAGGTGCTGTCCACGTTTGGCTTGACGGAGTTAGAGATTGACGATCGGCTGCAACTGATCTTCTCACAAGCCTCATCAGTGGAATACAGCCTTCTGGCATCGACATTAGGTGTGACAGTGGCGGTCAGGCAATGGATTCGTGAACAAAGAGGAAAGAGAGAATTCAATGAAATCGACAGACTGGTTCCTCTCATACGGCATGCGCTTGGAGACCATGTGTATGCGGAAGGTCGGCAGAGCATGGAAGAGGTGGTGGGAACCCAGCTCAAGTCTGCTGCCTTCACCCTCTCCTTGGCCGAATCCTGTACGGGCGGTCTGGTCAGTCATCGTCTTACGCAGGTCCCCGGCAGTTCAGCGTACCTCGATCGGGCTTTTGTGTGTTACAGCAACCAAGCTAAAGAAGACTTCTTAGGCGTTCCGGATAGGCTCTTGCGACGTCACGGGGCCGTGAGCGCGCCCGTGGCTCGAGCGATGGCTGTGGGAGCGAGAAATCACAGTCGCAGCGATGTCGCACTGAGTGTCACTGGCATTGCCGGGCCCGGTGGAGGATCAGCGCGCAAGCCGGTAGGTCTGGTGTTTCTCGGAATCGATGGAGCGGCCGGAACATACACGAAAAAACTCCAACTGTTTGGAGATCGACAGGATGTCAAGATCCGAGCCTCTCAGGCGGCGTTGAATTATCTCCGTCTGTACCTGTTAGGTCGTCCATAG
- a CDS encoding PEP-CTERM sorting domain-containing protein encodes MKHLLALVVTTGILLTAISHAQAASITTTFANNNSFDGNMFDLTTFNNALTVNSLAINLAAGTASEIRVYTRNGTYTGFESNAAAWTLVSQSFNILSAGTDNPTFVDVMDFSLLANSVTGIYITTTGQDNGNPFMLYTNGSNTFANADLQLNLGVGKEALFGRTFSPRTWNGTINYTVQNSGTPGAVPEPGTIFLMSTGLTGLAVWRMRKGKEVTEK; translated from the coding sequence ATGAAACATTTGCTCGCACTCGTCGTCACAACGGGGATCCTGCTGACCGCCATCAGTCACGCACAAGCCGCCTCCATCACCACGACCTTTGCCAATAATAACAGTTTCGATGGCAATATGTTCGATCTTACCACCTTTAACAATGCCTTAACGGTGAATAGCCTCGCGATCAATCTAGCAGCAGGCACCGCCAGTGAAATACGCGTCTATACGAGAAATGGAACCTACACGGGATTCGAAAGCAACGCGGCGGCATGGACGCTCGTGTCACAATCTTTTAATATTCTGTCGGCCGGAACAGACAATCCAACCTTCGTCGATGTCATGGATTTTAGCTTATTGGCCAATTCGGTCACGGGCATTTACATCACAACCACCGGCCAGGATAATGGCAATCCGTTTATGCTCTACACGAATGGGAGTAATACCTTCGCGAATGCCGACCTTCAGCTCAACCTGGGGGTTGGAAAGGAGGCGTTGTTCGGACGTACCTTTTCTCCACGAACCTGGAACGGCACCATTAATTATACAGTGCAGAACAGTGGAACTCCTGGTGCTGTTCCAGAACCAGGCACGATCTTCTTAATGAGTACCGGCCTCACAGGACTTGCAGTCTGGCGTATGCGCAAAGGCAAGGAAGTCACGGAAAAGTAA
- a CDS encoding methyltransferase domain-containing protein, which yields MKDSLSHTHHSRLISEHLASWGLKRFTDEPAYFNWQRTVLSKEQLESLHDCATSRLKQGDPSADIRFYDLTASPEILPILYSQRYDYFVAAGLAIAKRLASTRQVLDFGCGVGILTTFWATLFPDVQFVGVDRSSASLAIATHEATRRQLPNVRFVYAHLPHDSLTGMFDGVICTQALFQAEDSPGLCSDDWNTFHRRQDSALQHQIEAETGIGARLNELSRILVEDGKMLLCEKARHLGRRIVLQRALAARGFHNLSVPFPLTFGSFGERVEDGPLYEVGRRPSEVRAVWDENPEWPKGQSVYTCTGKTARRMAIAIGAIQEECTSEPPEAHSQSFQTYRGIWREAIVYGYVSVGMDFQGMILASREDESIIVEYFERLKAKRDPDLQTTIRTLWGDGQGDDSQGPIPCYENHTPAAQLIWERLPARCLQEEETYRSSDGRAMHLELGESGPLTYLYWANTLDQRQIILADSSNADWFVRYYREAIHEMKTSVRESPPR from the coding sequence ATGAAGGACTCTCTCTCGCACACTCATCATTCGCGTCTGATTTCCGAACATCTGGCTTCGTGGGGACTCAAGCGGTTTACCGATGAACCGGCCTACTTCAACTGGCAGCGCACGGTGCTCTCCAAAGAGCAACTTGAGTCTTTGCATGATTGCGCCACATCCAGGCTGAAGCAAGGCGATCCTAGCGCGGATATTCGCTTCTACGACTTGACTGCCTCCCCAGAAATTCTGCCTATTTTATACAGTCAACGTTATGATTATTTCGTCGCCGCCGGGCTCGCGATCGCGAAGCGGTTAGCCTCCACACGACAGGTGCTTGATTTTGGCTGTGGGGTAGGCATTCTGACCACGTTTTGGGCCACCTTGTTCCCTGATGTGCAATTTGTCGGTGTTGATCGATCCTCGGCATCTCTTGCCATCGCCACCCATGAAGCCACACGACGTCAATTACCCAACGTGCGTTTTGTGTACGCTCACCTTCCACACGATTCACTAACCGGCATGTTTGATGGTGTCATATGCACTCAAGCGCTGTTTCAGGCGGAAGATTCCCCAGGCTTGTGCAGTGATGACTGGAACACGTTTCATCGCCGTCAGGATTCAGCCTTGCAGCATCAGATAGAGGCGGAAACGGGAATTGGAGCGCGTTTGAATGAGCTGAGTCGAATTTTAGTGGAAGATGGCAAAATGTTACTCTGCGAAAAAGCCCGACACCTCGGACGAAGAATCGTATTGCAACGCGCACTTGCGGCAAGAGGTTTCCATAACCTCAGTGTTCCCTTCCCTCTGACTTTCGGCTCGTTTGGCGAACGAGTGGAAGACGGTCCGTTGTATGAAGTGGGTCGCAGGCCTTCCGAGGTTCGGGCTGTTTGGGATGAGAACCCTGAATGGCCGAAGGGACAAAGTGTGTATACGTGTACTGGCAAAACCGCTCGACGGATGGCCATCGCTATCGGTGCCATACAAGAAGAGTGCACCTCGGAGCCGCCCGAGGCACATTCTCAATCGTTTCAAACGTACCGGGGAATATGGCGCGAAGCGATCGTGTACGGCTACGTCTCTGTTGGGATGGATTTTCAGGGAATGATATTGGCGAGTCGAGAAGATGAATCCATCATCGTCGAATACTTTGAGCGGTTGAAGGCCAAGCGTGATCCTGACTTGCAAACAACGATTCGAACATTGTGGGGCGATGGACAAGGCGATGACAGTCAGGGTCCTATCCCATGCTATGAGAACCATACCCCTGCAGCACAACTCATTTGGGAGAGATTGCCTGCCCGATGTCTTCAGGAAGAAGAGACCTATCGATCGTCCGATGGACGCGCCATGCATCTTGAGCTGGGGGAATCAGGACCATTGACCTATCTTTACTGGGCGAACACACTTGATCAACGCCAAATCATCCTAGCCGATTCCTCCAATGCTGATTGGTTCGTCCGCTACTATCGCGAAGCCATTCATGAGATGAAGACGTCAGTTCGTGAGTCACCCCCCCGCTGA
- a CDS encoding chlorite dismutase family protein yields MSSAEPAKRQFVNFAYYKVDPQWRRLPKDERDAGKQEFIRSIEEYAGKVIVVPYTTVGIRGDCDFLLWRISYELELFQEMSSKMLATGLGQYLTTPYSYLSMTKRSVYVDNHVHEGQESRRLKITPGRAKYIFVYPFEKTRDWYLLTKAARQGMMDEHIEIGHRYPSVKLNTTYSFGLDDQEFVVAFETDSPEDFLDLVMALREAEGSRYTKRDIPIFTCIMKSLKEVIDTLGG; encoded by the coding sequence ATGTCCAGTGCAGAACCCGCCAAGCGTCAATTTGTCAATTTTGCCTATTACAAAGTCGATCCTCAGTGGCGTCGTCTTCCTAAAGATGAACGCGATGCCGGAAAACAAGAATTCATTCGCTCGATTGAAGAGTATGCAGGAAAAGTCATCGTCGTTCCCTACACGACAGTCGGGATTCGAGGTGACTGTGATTTCCTCCTCTGGCGTATCAGCTATGAATTGGAACTCTTCCAGGAAATGTCGTCGAAGATGCTGGCGACCGGGTTGGGACAATACTTGACGACCCCATACTCGTACCTTTCGATGACCAAGCGGTCAGTTTATGTCGACAATCATGTTCACGAGGGGCAAGAAAGTCGTCGCCTCAAAATTACGCCTGGGCGGGCCAAATACATCTTCGTCTATCCATTTGAAAAAACGCGTGACTGGTACCTACTGACCAAAGCCGCTCGCCAAGGTATGATGGACGAACACATTGAAATCGGTCATCGTTACCCCTCGGTCAAACTCAATACCACCTACTCGTTTGGGTTGGATGACCAAGAATTCGTCGTCGCATTTGAGACCGACTCTCCTGAAGATTTCCTGGACTTAGTCATGGCGCTTCGTGAAGCGGAAGGCAGCCGGTATACTAAACGCGATATCCCCATCTTTACCTGCATCATGAAAAGCCTTAAGGAAGTGATCGATACGCTAGGAGGATAG
- a CDS encoding HDOD domain-containing protein, protein MDVSVFTRMATTHTSIPAQTSALVGRQPIYGQKVDVFGYELLYRGGDGNQATIVDGDSATANVMLNTMLEIGLENIVGNRLAFINMTSNLLVNRLCETLPKDRVVLEVLEDIEPTDEIIEALTDLSSQGYTIALDDFIYHPSLQPLVQIADMVKVDVMALSHEEIAEHVLWLRQYPVKLLAEKVETHEDFEFCRSLGFDYFQGYFFCKPKIIAGARVPANRMAILMLLAKLQERDVEISEIARKVKSDVSLSHKLLRYVNSAYCGLPRQVDSIGQAACMVGIDKLRMWVTLMSLVSMEDKPYELLVTATVRAHMCEQLGRAMGQNGSDQFFTIGLFSVLDGFFDCELSDVLDSLPLSQEVRHALLDRSGLLGEVLECVIAFEQGTWKDMQCAQIDPSVIQNAYIQAIEWSTQILSNMKG, encoded by the coding sequence GTGGATGTGAGCGTTTTTACCCGTATGGCCACCACGCATACCTCTATTCCAGCGCAGACCTCGGCACTTGTTGGGCGTCAGCCCATCTACGGCCAGAAGGTGGATGTCTTTGGCTATGAATTGTTGTACCGGGGCGGAGACGGCAATCAGGCAACTATTGTCGATGGTGATTCTGCCACGGCCAATGTCATGTTGAACACGATGCTCGAGATTGGCCTTGAAAATATCGTGGGCAACCGATTGGCTTTTATCAACATGACCTCGAATCTTCTCGTGAACCGACTCTGCGAAACACTGCCTAAAGATCGGGTCGTGTTAGAAGTGCTGGAAGACATCGAACCGACGGATGAGATCATCGAAGCGTTAACCGATCTTTCCAGCCAGGGATACACGATTGCCTTGGATGACTTTATCTATCACCCGTCACTCCAGCCCCTGGTTCAAATTGCTGACATGGTCAAGGTTGACGTGATGGCCCTTTCGCACGAAGAAATTGCTGAACACGTGCTCTGGCTTCGACAGTACCCTGTCAAGCTGCTGGCCGAAAAGGTCGAGACCCATGAAGATTTCGAATTTTGCCGATCTCTGGGGTTTGACTATTTTCAAGGATATTTTTTCTGTAAGCCCAAGATCATTGCTGGCGCACGTGTTCCGGCGAACCGGATGGCGATCCTCATGTTACTCGCGAAGTTGCAAGAGCGTGATGTTGAAATATCTGAGATTGCGAGGAAGGTCAAAAGCGACGTCTCTCTCAGCCATAAATTGCTGCGTTACGTCAACTCAGCGTATTGCGGGTTACCACGACAGGTCGATTCGATCGGGCAGGCTGCCTGTATGGTCGGGATCGATAAGCTCAGAATGTGGGTGACGCTCATGAGCTTGGTCAGTATGGAAGATAAGCCATATGAATTGTTAGTGACGGCGACCGTTCGGGCTCATATGTGTGAACAGCTTGGACGGGCCATGGGACAGAATGGGAGTGATCAATTCTTTACGATCGGTCTTTTCTCTGTCCTCGATGGGTTTTTTGATTGTGAATTATCGGATGTCCTCGACTCTTTGCCGCTATCCCAAGAAGTCCGTCATGCATTATTGGATCGATCTGGGTTGTTAGGAGAGGTCTTGGAATGTGTGATTGCATTTGAACAGGGGACATGGAAGGACATGCAATGTGCTCAGATAGATCCCTCGGTCATTCAAAATGCCTACATTCAAGCCATTGAATGGTCGACGCAAATCTTGTCGAACATGAAGGGGTAG
- a CDS encoding ATP-binding protein → MTSTIIFSLTVALYVLAALFALRLIRETKKTLPWVLIGGALFLLSSQAMIQIFDTTHDGEGQFIALAHALVSLIISLFMVAGVALIAPLLRAYARNEQLREVLKDRTMVIQQHHEDQLRSLKQMQIALEVGKPMHMVVEQVQVLTQLIQEFLENMKSGLVVGNNFGIALQALIEEMTEEGELPVQLSIDPKSAGYLTKDQSFQLMHITREAVSNSQQHAKAKKARVSLTSDDKTVVLEVLDDGQGFEVDLVEAQGKGLGNMVARAKKIGARLKIKSKPKHGARVHVEIPIQPMSVAAET, encoded by the coding sequence ATGACCTCCACGATTATTTTCTCTCTCACAGTCGCCCTCTATGTATTGGCCGCTCTTTTTGCGCTACGCTTAATTCGAGAGACCAAGAAAACGCTGCCATGGGTCTTGATTGGCGGAGCGTTATTTCTCTTGTCGAGTCAGGCCATGATACAGATATTCGATACGACTCACGACGGAGAAGGGCAATTTATCGCACTGGCGCATGCGTTGGTCAGTTTGATCATCTCATTGTTCATGGTCGCTGGTGTCGCATTGATCGCGCCCTTACTCCGGGCGTATGCACGCAACGAGCAACTTCGAGAAGTCCTCAAAGATCGAACGATGGTGATCCAACAACACCACGAGGATCAATTACGTTCACTCAAACAGATGCAGATTGCACTGGAAGTTGGAAAACCTATGCATATGGTCGTCGAGCAGGTGCAAGTCCTTACCCAACTCATTCAAGAATTCTTGGAAAACATGAAGTCGGGGTTAGTCGTCGGGAATAACTTTGGCATTGCACTCCAAGCGCTTATTGAGGAGATGACTGAAGAGGGTGAATTGCCAGTCCAACTCTCGATTGATCCCAAGTCCGCGGGATATCTCACCAAAGATCAGAGCTTTCAGCTCATGCATATCACCCGAGAAGCGGTCAGCAACAGCCAGCAGCATGCCAAAGCCAAAAAAGCCCGTGTGTCCTTGACAAGCGACGACAAGACAGTTGTTCTGGAGGTGCTGGATGATGGACAGGGGTTCGAGGTGGATTTGGTTGAAGCGCAAGGAAAGGGTCTGGGCAATATGGTCGCCCGGGCAAAAAAAATTGGCGCACGACTCAAGATCAAGAGCAAGCCGAAACATGGTGCGCGAGTCCATGTCGAAATCCCCATACAGCCTATGTCTGTCGCGGCAGAAACCTAA
- the thpR gene encoding RNA 2',3'-cyclic phosphodiesterase → MSIRTFLAIDLNDAIRQAYTLFQEQVSHVLPVKWVTPQALHLTVKFLGDIEAEQIPIIEQTVQNVVQDMAPFTLMIGGIGGFPTLQRPRIVWAGVSGDIDELEVLVSCLESALSAAGCIQEDRPYHPHLTLSRVKTYSREIGRLIESVDLFKKPWLFGELSVDRLCLFRSQLTPQGAIYSKLREWPFDEH, encoded by the coding sequence ATGTCCATTCGCACATTTCTCGCCATCGATCTGAATGACGCCATTCGCCAAGCGTATACCCTCTTCCAAGAACAGGTCAGTCACGTTCTCCCTGTTAAATGGGTGACTCCGCAGGCTCTGCATCTCACCGTAAAATTTCTTGGTGACATTGAGGCAGAGCAAATTCCTATAATCGAGCAAACCGTTCAGAACGTGGTTCAGGACATGGCACCCTTTACGCTGATGATTGGAGGTATTGGCGGGTTTCCGACTCTTCAACGGCCACGGATCGTCTGGGCGGGAGTATCTGGCGATATCGATGAGTTAGAAGTCCTGGTCTCATGTCTTGAATCAGCGCTGAGCGCAGCAGGGTGCATTCAGGAGGACAGACCCTATCATCCCCATTTGACGCTTTCGCGAGTTAAGACATATTCTCGAGAGATCGGAAGGCTCATTGAATCAGTTGACCTGTTTAAAAAACCGTGGCTGTTTGGTGAGCTCAGCGTCGATCGCTTGTGCCTCTTTCGGAGTCAGCTTACTCCGCAAGGAGCGATCTATTCTAAGCTTCGGGAATGGCCGTTTGACGAACATTAA